In the genome of Lathyrus oleraceus cultivar Zhongwan6 chromosome 4, CAAS_Psat_ZW6_1.0, whole genome shotgun sequence, the window AACTCAGACGAAAAAACTACTGAACCGCCAATGACAAGATCAGGCCTAATGATCCACAAAAATGGTTTCTTGCTGTTGGCCAAACCCCAAGCAAATTCCAACAGTTTTTCTAGAGACATAACCGTCGTGCTTCCAAAATTTACATAAACAATAGATCCCGGTTCTTTCGAATCAAGCCACTCAAAGCATTTGGGGTCTTCTTTCCAAAGATTGGAATCTAAAGATGCCAAGTGATCATTTGGAGATTGATTTAAAAAAGAAGCAAAAGGGCCAATTGTGTATAAAGAAGGGAACATAGAATAGAGAACATTCATAACATCACTCTCAAGATCATTACAAGTATTGAAGAGAATAGCAGAGACTCTTCCAAATCTATCTCCTACTTCAATGATAAATTCTATCATCAAATCATTAGGATTTGTTGTCCTTATAAAAGCAAGAAGATCCTTCAGTCTAAAATTTTGCAATCCTGGAATCCAATCAACTTTAGCGTCCAAATATCCATTTGTTAGATAACTCTCATCTGTATATATTAATTCCAAAAGTCAATAATATTCGCACCAGTGTCACGATTTTgatattataaataaatttacAACTAAATATAACTGATACAACCTCAAAAAGACATCACAACCTTTATGTTTAGCTTGCATTGTTGCAGCATTTGTTTAAAACGCAAGGATAAAAAAGAGGAGCATAGATTGTTATTACCTTTGAGTGGTATGACACCTTTCTCAATAAGTGTACGAAAATGTAAAGCAGACAAGAAAGAACAAGCACTAGATGGGACAAGGAGAACGACTGGGAGTGCAAGTTCTTCAGCAACTTGTATGGTAACTGACATGAAACTATCAGAAACTAAGCATGTAACAGGAGGTATAAGACCAGATTTGGCAGAGTCATCAAGTCTAGCGGCAAGTTCGCGAAAAGGGTTGATGAAATTATTTCTGATTGATTCACGAAGAGATTGCAAGTCTTGACTAACATCACCATCACCATTCATTTCTGGGATGATTTTAAAGTCAAAGTCAGTGAAACCATCAAAGGCTTTTGGACCCATTGAATTGAGCAAGCGTTTGTGATTGTGTTCAGTATTTACAAAGGTTATATAAAAGCCTCTAAGGTGAAGTAGTTTTGCTAGTTGTAACATTGGATTGATATGGCCTTGAAGTGGATATGGAGTTAACACTGCATGTGGTTTTGTTTCTGCAAAGTTATTCATCTCTGAGATGCCTTTTTTTTCCTATGCATTGTTAGAGTGGGTGGGTATAGCTCTTTTCTTTAATAGACACAAAAGGCCAATTTCAAACAATGATGATTAAGAAATATTCAAACGAAAAAGAACAAGAAAAACAAACAAAGGTGAAAGATTCAGAGTACATAACCTTACATATTTCTGAATATATTATTTTGTCATGTAAAGCAACAGAATATTGGACCGGCCATAGTATATAATACTCTTGCTAAACGGATCATTATCTTACTAGAATACAGATGAGAGTTATCCTTGTGTAATTTGTATGTATGGATAATTCATCTGTCTTGGACTTTTAACATCGAGACAATTGGTTCAAGATAGAAGATTTGGCATAAGACAACTTTCTCCACTTGGTGCCATAGAAGGAAAATTTTACCTTGTATTCCTCTAGTTAGCCTCATACCTctataaaattttaaaaattctcattctacccttaattggttttaaccaatttaccatttcatttttaccattcaaTTGAAAATTTCAGAAATTACACGTTTCAGACCCCTCGCACCGGAACTCCTGCAAAAAGACTTCCTGTATGTATTTTTCCCAAATCGGAAGACTTCAAGAATGACTTCTGGAACACACAAAACAATGAACCGGAAGACTTTATGAAAGTGTTCCGGTTCAATCAGAAAAGATTTacaaaccggaacacttcttgAAAGAGTTCCGGTGAACAAATTTAcacataccggaactctttggagAAGAGTTCCGGTTTGTATGATATGTGTTCCGGAACTCTTTCAAGAACTGTTCCGGTttgctttttttattttattttattttttttaatctgttttttattttgcaggaatggaaaatcttccccaaatatgtgtagatactactCATGCGTTTATAACGATGGgaagatttggtacacgagaagaggttatcagatagattaaagaggttggaatcgataataaagtaactattattatcagtcgttcagatactgaaacggggaagagagggagaagtaacaaattaatatttggttgtgataaaggtgggaaacacaagattgctgatagtggtacccaaagcgcgtccaagaaatgtggatgcccatttaaaatcaggttgactccggcgaaagatggatctggttggaagattgatgtaaaatgtgggttacataatcatggtttacctgatagattagaaggtcattcgtttattggtaggttgaccatagatgagaagcaacatgtcgctgatttggcaaagagacatgtaccacctagacacatattgctttccttgcaagaccgatatcctgagaatgtcactcggattgtgcaagtatacaagcataagagtgtgatacaaaaagagataagaggttCTAGGAATGAGATACAACatctgtttaagcttattgaggatgcagaCTATGTctattggagtagaaaaaaggatgactcggaagtggtgagagagatattttgggcacatcctgattcagttaagttgttgaatatttttccgattgtgttagttatggatagcacctacaagacaaacaaatatagacaatctttgtttgaaattgttggcatgacatcgaccgagttgacttttgctgttgcatttgtgtatatggagtctgagcaaacagagaatttttgctgggtattggagaaattaaaagagttgtttgtgaagaaagacatgtgtccacaagtgattttgacagatagagatcttgctttgatgaaagcaattgaaattgtatttcccaggtcgattaatttgctatatagatttcacattaacaaaaacgttggtgtcaaatgcaaacaacatgtggtgaatgacctgcaaaagatgatacacacattatggatggaagttgtctgggctagtgatgaggttgagtatggtcaatggttgcatcaacttgagcaaacatgtgttgattatagtggatttattaattatgtgaaagacacatggttgactccacataggcatatatttgttggagcatggattaatcgagtgctacatttgggtaacacaacgactaatcggtacgtcttataattttttatgtgttatttttatatgtgatattatttctatgtattttttatgtgttattttcaatatttttagggttgaatctgctcattggaagttaaagcagatgttaggaaacagtataggtgacatggtcaaatgttgggaagccatgaataacaacttgaggttacaactgggaaacattagagcttcttttcaaaagagtttttacgaagttgagcaagcgcacgtaagtcccttttatggttatttgcgtggttccgtatctcgagctgctttgagacgtattgctaaagagttattgagagttgattatgttggaactaacaggcaaatatgtggttgtactcttagaacatcttatgggttaccttgtgcttgtgagttaggaagatacacactaggtggtataccgatacccattgatgttgttcatgttcattggaggaaactaactatggaagttgagttagaggtaggtgaagatgatggatcagaggtggatatgacttCTGCAATGGATGAATTGTGGAGACGATTTAGGTCATTAAATGTTATTGGGAAAAGGGCATTAAAGAGTAGGGTATGTGAAGTAGCATACCCAACAATGACTCCATTGTGTCTACCACCTGAGAAActaaaaaccaaaggaggagtgaagaagaaagggaaaaaaccagcagaatatgatgtttatagggaccattcgtatcatgagtatgttgataaggcatctcaatcttcacaaaggcaatctcaaccatcacagacttcgaagaagataaaattatcaaagaagcaaccacaattcattcttcaatttcctaatcatattaggtcatacattgaagatgtagttaatgttgaatcagatggtaattgtggatttagagtcattgcatcattgcatggatatggtgaggatggttggccaatggtttgcagagagttggggttggaaataatagacaaggataggtcaactttgtatgacaagttattttctaatcggttgtcagaagtgagagaatctttgatgatagaatcATTTGGTTCGCAGCGACCTGAAAAATGGTTGAGtctaccagatatgggttacttgatagcgaatcgctataatgttgtacttgtttgtttaggcaatccgtgcatgactttctttccgatgacaagttcacattcaccaaatgtctctatttattgcattggttttgttaaccacAATCATTGGGTTCAAGTACGTATTTATATGcctaaatattttaattatttcactacattatttcagttaatattttatgttatatgacttaatattttaattattttactttatcaggttaacatgaaagaggggtttccattgccaccggtcacattagattggaagaaaTTTCATTCTCATACAGCAACTacttggatgttaggatttgcagGACGTATGCAACATTGTCAATTACTTACACATGTATTAGCATGAATATGTACTCAAAACATAAATATGTAATAAAAACATGAATTTTAtattatgtctattatattcagtcctaaaacttaatacataaatcaatgtgaacgagaaatatgcaaagcttcaaataaatcagcaaactgtggatcttcctcttcggcattaacctgtctcagatagtgatgaatcaatgtagatacacgagcccaatcAGGATCAGATGACCCGACGTCATATACAGGAACTGGTACCTCTCTAGGATCgtcacgatggggagggaccaaccgtggatgcgaaacacaataataccactccagataaccATCTTCTACATCATATGGAGTGGTGGCCAGGGTAGATGGACCGATCACAGCGATAACACTCAGATGGTAACtaatccaatcaacatcaatattcgtcgccatcatacaatccagaggtggggatggaacatacttcctatacccgaactgacgtaaacatctgtcaggcaagtatggaacaactgtttcagcccacttcaaacagcccctgtaaagacatatctcatcaaatagacgccatgctctatgatcctcaaatggacgccatatgacgtcggcaagtgtcagctcgtccaaaataggtcgtaaatcatcaaccttcaggactccttgcctatacgaccatctcatcgctcgggGAAGACCACCGTTATCAGCAGGTttccaattctcccctcttttttccaacagttggaaagtaTTCGTGAATCCAGCACTGTTacaaaatacaaacataataaataaaataaattaagttaacatattttataaaatgaatccaacacttaataaacaaaattaaattatatacctgtaggagagtaggatatccaccgagctgtttgtaactgtacatggacgcatctccaagatatctGTATAGGGTAACTAGTGTAGCTGCTCCCCAGCTATATCCTGAACATCTATCCAAGTCCGTAAACAGGAGGAGGTATCGTGCctctacaagtgtaaaggtcttatcGGCAAATATGatggaacccaccaacatcaatagATATGCTCTGGTTGCATATGCCCAGCTGGAAGCAGCTCTATGTTgtacgaataaatcgtataaccactccaacttgtAATACAACCCCCTGCAGCTACGAACATGTGACTGTGCCTGACCCTGTGACACTCCTAGGTAGTCAACAACAAGTTCAACAGCTACCTCTTCCGtcacatcctgaggactccagaagatacccctgatgggcaggtgaagcagacatgagacatcatctaaagtaatgctcatttcaccaaacggcatgtgaaatgaagatgtctctagatgccatctttccacaaatgtagagacaagatttgtgtctatcttgttcagactGGTTCTCTGCAGTGAAGATAAACCagatctagatacccaactctccatctgtggtggaagagccaatggaaccctagaagTCAACTTCAATCCATGTCCagcaaccttcaactctttctttggacctctttcctaaaaacaattaaaacacatattagaaaacacaatataaaatattcaactattattcattttcaaatacatcccgtttacttacctcaccgaaccataaatgtcgagcaacatgatgctcgtacttcaccaaaagagacgtatccTACGGCCCTCCTGGATATCCAGCCGACTcagctgcagatgaagatgcaccccggtctaacgtgcggactggaatcctaccatctgcacctcgtcttcgaaccactgtaaaattttttttaaaaaaaataattaaattttttttaagaaaaaaaaaacgtaccggaacacttcaaagaagagttccggtgAATAAAATAAAAGGATGACTTCCGGAACACTTTTTTAAAGAGTTCCGGTACAGATcatccaaaccggaagtctttaagaaagacTTCCGGTATACAACAAaccaaaccggaagactttctaaaagacttccgATTCAGTGCCCCCTAAAGGCAACAAACCGGAACTCTTTACACATGTGTTCCGGTATACATTTCatgaaccggaagacttactctgAGTGTTCCGGTTTACAATGGCAAAAATTGAAATTTTTTGTTTTCCGGAACTCTTGAGacgaaaatggtaaaaaaaattagaaatggaaaatataccctatttatatgagggtattttggtaaaaaaaaaattaaatgtaG includes:
- the LOC127075463 gene encoding 7-deoxyloganetin glucosyltransferase, coding for MNNFAETKPHAVLTPYPLQGHINPMLQLAKLLHLRGFYITFVNTEHNHKRLLNSMGPKAFDGFTDFDFKIIPEMNGDGDVSQDLQSLRESIRNNFINPFRELAARLDDSAKSGLIPPVTCLVSDSFMSVTIQVAEELALPVVLLVPSSACSFLSALHFRTLIEKGVIPLKDESYLTNGYLDAKVDWIPGLQNFRLKDLLAFIRTTNPNDLMIEFIIEVGDRFGRVSAILFNTCNDLESDVMNVLYSMFPSLYTIGPFASFLNQSPNDHLASLDSNLWKEDPKCFEWLDSKEPGSIVYVNFGSTTVMSLEKLLEFAWGLANSKKPFLWIIRPDLVIGGSVVFSSEFVNEISDRGLIVGWCQQEKVLKHPSIGGFLTHCGWNSTIESICGGVPVLCWPFFADQPTNCRYICKIWEIGIEIDSNVKRGEVEKLVNELMVGERGKKMREKINEMKKKVEEDTRPGGGSYMNLDRLIKEVLLKQNQT
- the LOC127137420 gene encoding uncharacterized protein LOC127137420 codes for the protein MDSTYKTNKYRQSLFEIVGMTSTELTFAVAFVYMESEQTENFCWVLEKLKELFVKKDMCPQVILTDRDLALMKAIEIVFPRSINLLYRFHINKNVGVKCKQHVVNDLQKMIHTLWMEVVWASDEVEYGQWLHQLEQTCVDYSGFINYVKDTWLTPHRHIFVGAWINRVLHLGNTTTNRVESAHWKLKQMLGNSIGDMVKCWEAMNNNLRLQLGNIRASFQKSFYEVEQAHVSPFYGYLRGSVSRAALRRIAKELLRVDYVGTNRQICGCTLRTSYGLPCACELGRYTLGGIPIPIDVVHVHWRKLTMEVELEVGEDDGSEVDMTSAMDELWRRFRSLNVIGKRALKSRVCEVAYPTMTPLCLPPEKLKTKGGVKKKGKKPAEYDVYRDHSYHEYVDKASQSSQRQSQPSQTSKKIKLSKKQPQFILQFPNHIRSYIEDVVNVESDGNCGFRVIASLHGYGEDGWPMVCRELGLEIIDKDRSTLYDKLFSNRLSEVRESLMIESFGSQRPEKWLSLPDMGYLIANRYNVVLVCLGNPCMTFFPMTSSHSPNVSIYCIGFVNHNHWVQVNMKEGFPLPPVTLDWKKFHSHTATTWMLGFAGRMQHCQLLTHVLA